One genomic window of Heptranchias perlo isolate sHepPer1 chromosome 12, sHepPer1.hap1, whole genome shotgun sequence includes the following:
- the si:dkey-23n7.10 gene encoding SPRY domain-containing SOCS box protein 3 isoform X3, which yields MVGAGTKQALLHLGNYQFINMLGMDSESWGLSYKGTIWHGGQSRQYTEPFYEKATIIAVDLNLYDGTIAFYKNGHNLGVAFTGLNKVGVPLYPIVSSTTAETELQLGMRSCRFMSLQEQCLYTVLQHLVDKVHIDSLPLPGFIRGQLKEF from the exons ATGGTGGGTGCTGGAACAAAACAAGCACTTCTGCATCTTGGGAATTATCAGTTTATAAACATGCTAG GAATGGATTCTGAAAGCTGGGGATTATCTTACAAAGGTACAATCTGGCATGGTGGACAAAGCAGGCAGTACACTGAACCGTTCTATGAGAAAGCCACAATCATAGCCGTTGACTTAAACCTGTATGATGGTACTATTGCCTTTTATAAGAATGGACACAATTTGGGTGTGGCATTTACAGGCCTCAATAAG GTTGGAGTACCCCTGTATCCCATTGTCAGTTCCACAACTGCAGAAACAGAACTTCAGCTTGGGATGAGAAGCTGCCGCTTCATGTCACTGCAGGAACAGTGTTTGTACACAGTCCTGCAGCACCTAGTGGACAAAGTCCACATAGACTCGCTGCCACTGCCTGGATTCATTAGAGGACAACTTAAAGAATTCTGA
- the ptpmt1 gene encoding phosphatidylglycerophosphatase and protein-tyrosine phosphatase 1, producing MAAMFARAVFYPSLGYNIFMSKVWGRHWYDRIDQTVIIGALPFRSLTEELIRKENVRGVITMNEDYETKFFVNTAEEWESFGVEQLRLSTVDILGVPKLEDLIKGVDFVTKHRKNGSSVYVHCKAGRSRSATMVAAYLIHLHRWSPKKACDHIASIRPHIIIRNGQFKILKNYYCELFSEDPDISCETRSTAAFK from the exons ATGGCGGCGATGTTCGCGCGAGCCGTGTTCTACCCCAGCCTGGGCTACAACATCTTCATGTCGAAGGTGTGGGGCCGGCACTGGTATGACCGGATCGACCAGACCGTCATCATAGGGGCGCTACCCTTCCGCTCGCTCACCGAggag TTAATAAGAAAAGAGAATGTGCGAGGAGTGATAACCATGAATGAAGACTACGAAACCAAATTCTTTGTAAACACAGCCGAG GAATGGGAGTCATTTGGCGTGGAACAGTTGCGTCTCAGCACAGTCGATATACTTGGAGTACCAAAATTAGAAGACCTGATAAAGGGTGTTGATTTTGTTACTAAACATCgtaaaaatggaagcagtgtCTATGTGCACTGTAAGGCTGGACGGTCACGCAGTGCCACTATGGTGGCAGCGTATTTAATTCAT CTGCATCGCTGGAGTCCAAAGAAGGCATGTGATCATATTGCTTCTATCAGACCTCACATTATTATTCGTAATGGccagtttaaaattctgaagaacTATTATTGTGAACTGTTCTCGGAGGATCCAGATATCTCATGTGAAACAAGAAGCACTGCAGCTTTCAAGTAG